In Micromonospora cremea, the genomic window CGTGACGGCCATCCGGGCGGTCACCGAGATGACCGACGTCGACCTGACCGGCCTGGACGAACAGCCCTGACCGGCGTGGGCCGCGGGCGTTCAGCGGCGTGGGCCGCGGGCGTTCAGCGCTCAGGCGCCGGGAAGCACCTCGGGGGCGGCGGCACCGGCGAAGTACGGCTCGGGGGCGCCGAAGAGGCCGAGCAGGCCGGTCACCCAGAGCTGCCGGTGCACGAACCGGCTCGGCTCGGTGACCACCAGCTTGACGCCGCTGACCTCGGCGGTCTGGAAGCCGGCCACCATCGCGCTGATGCCGACCGAGTCGATGAAGGTGACCAGCCTCATGTTCAGCTCGATGCGCAGGGGGCGGCCCTTGGCCAACACCTCCGCGATCGCCTCGCGTACCTCGTACGCTGTGTCGACGTCGATCTCGCCGCGCGGGGCGATCTCCACGACACCACCGGACAGAACCGACTTCACGATCGACAGGCTCACGCGAGCACCTCCACCCGCCCGTCCCCCGGGCGCCTCATCAGTACGCGGGCCGCGACCGACAGTATTCCTTCGACGGCCTCGGTCGCCACCCCTCGGGATGAGCAATTCGCGGATCCGGGCACACCAAGTCGCCCATATCCGGACTTTTCGTTATCTGATCACTCAGTACTTCTGGTCATCTGATCACTCAACGATCGGTCGGAACCGACGCGTCGCTGGACCAGGGTAGCGGTCCCCGGCCGCCGTGCCCGACAACCGGCCCACCAACCGCGCTCGCCCCGTGTGACACCGGCGTGTCGCACCCTCGTCGATCGACCTCGACCCGGCCGGGTGGTTGCCGACGCCGCCTAGCATCGGCCGGGGAACCCCACCGTTACGGAGAGGACCTTCAATGATCAAGAAACTGGCCGGGCTGGCCGGCGTCGGTGTGCTGCTCGCCCTCGTACTGGCCTGCGGCTTCGGTGGCGGAGGCGATGACGACGATGACGACGACGACGACTTCGCCCGGGGCCTCTCCGTGGTGGTGCTGCGCTGAGTGTCCGGTGAGCCGGGCCGGCCGGGTTTGCGCCTGGCCGGCGCGGGGCACTGCCGGGGTAGGCGAATCGTGACGCGCTGGACAGACGCCGAAGTCCGAAGTGGCCGCCGGCTTCGGCACCCCGAGGAGGTAACCACGATGTTCGGAACCAACCTGCTGGACCGCCGCAGCAAGCCGGAACGGATCGCGGACCAGGCGTGGGAGCACCTGGTCTCCGCCGTCAGTTCCGCGGGAGACAGCGTCCGGGGCACCGCCCGCTCCGCCCGGCGCAGCAGCAGCGACCTCGCCGACGGCGCGGGCGACCTGGTGGGCTCTGCCGCCGACGAGGCGCGGCGCCGAGCCTCGCTGGCCTTCGACGCGCTCGCCGGCCGTCAGCCGGCACTGCCCTGGACGCTGCTGATCGGCGCCGCGCTGGTCGGCGCCGCGGTCGGCTGGGCCGTCGGCTCCGCCGCCCGAGCTGCCGGCAGCCGGGACGACCGCGCGGTGGACGACGTCGAGTTCGTCGACGTCGACCGTCCCAACTCCCCCGTCGGCCTGAACGACTGACCCACCCGCCACCCTCGGGCCCCGCTCGACCCCAGAGGTCGACCGGGGCCCGCCCCTTTCTCCCACCCCTTGCCCCCACCGCCGCCCGCCCCTGCCCCATCCCGCCGGGCCGCCCTGCCCCCGCCTCGCGCCGCCCCCGCCCCCGCGCCCCCGCCCCCGCCCCCGCGCCCCTTCCCCCCGTCGATCTAGGGCATATCGTCGTGGATGGAGATCGACTAGCAGCGATATGACCTAGATCGACGGGGAGATGGGGCGGGGCGCGGGCGGGCGCGGCGCGGCGGACGGGGCAGGGTGGGTGGGGCCGGTCCGCCGGGGTGTTGGACCCCCCTCGGGCAGCCGCGGCGGACCGGTGATGTGGGGTGGTCCGGGCGCCGCCGACTGCGCCCGGACCAGCTGGCCGGATCGGGAGGGACACCCGGGGGACGGGTGTCGCCGGTGGGGACGTCGCGGCCCGGGGGGACGGGCACGGGGTGCGAGGCGAGCCGGAGGTGCCCTGGCTCCAGCCACCCGGCGAACGGCTCCCGCGATCGAGGAACGTGCTTACCCTAGACGAGTAATTCCTAAGTCGGTCCGGGGCTGCGTACGCAGTGAAGGGTGTTGATGATCCGTTTGTGACGACAGACATCAACACCCTTCTCACCGCACTCTACGTGAAGATCGACGACTGGCTGGGGCAGCCCCGCAGGTCCGGTCGGCCACCGAAGCTGTCAGACGCCGAGCTGTTGACACTCGCGGTGGCTCAGGTGCTGCTCGGGATCCGGTCCGAGGCCCCCTGGCTGCGGTTCGTTCCCGCGCATCTGCCCGCAGCGTTTCCCTATCTGCCGGGCCAGTCCGGCTACAACAAGCGCCTACGAGCCGCCTTGCCGCTCCTCAAGCGGGCGATCAGAGCGGTAGCCGCGGACACCGACCTGTGGACCGACTCCGCCTGGGTGCTCGACTCCACCCCGGTCGAGTGCGGCCGGTCCCGGCCCACCGCGCGCCGCTCACGGTTGGCGCGATGGGCCAGCTACGGCTACTGCCCGTCGCACTCGCGCTGGTTCTGGGGCCTGCGGCTACACCTGATCTGCACCCCGGCCGGCCTGCCGGTCACCTGGGCCCTGGCCAGCCCGAAAGTCGACGAACGGCAGGTGCTGACCGCCGTACTCGAACACGACCCGGACCTGGTGGCCCAACGCCCCGGTTTGCTGATCATCGCGGACAAAGGCTACGCGTCCGCCGAGCTGGATCGCTGGCTGGCCGAACGCAGGGTGCGGCTGCTACGACCTTCCTACCGCAACCGCACCCCACGCCCCGACGAGCACCTGCTCAAACCGATCCGGCAACTCATCGAGTCGGTCAACGACACCCTCAAGGGCCAACTCGACCTCGAGCTACACGGCGGCCGCAGCATCGAAGGCGTCGCCGCCCGCGTCGCGCAACGACTCCTCGCGCTGACCGCCGCCATCTGGCACAACCGGGCCACCGGACAACCCCTGACCAGATCCTTGATCGCCTACGACCACTGACCAGGATTAGGACTTACTCGTCTAGCCGATCCACAGGCGTGTTGGAAGCGCTCCCACGATCGATCGTCACGCCCGGAGCGCCGGTTGCCTCGCCGGGACTGGGCGCACGCCGGGCGCCACGCCGGGAACCCGGGGGGCCACGCCAGGAACGCCGGGCGCCACGCCGGGAACCTCCGGCTGCCCGCTGGAAACCGTTGGGTGCGCTCCGGGGCGCGCGGACCGCGACGGGCCGGCCGCGCCGACCAGCGCCGCGGTACCGCGTGCTCACCCGCCTGGGGCGAGGACGACTCACCCCGGCCGACGGCAGGATCGGACTTCGGCGGACTCCGGCCGCGGCCGTCACCCGGTCCGCCGCCCACGCACCGGAGGAGGGACAAATGGCCATCGCGACGATCACCCGTACCGACCAGGACATCCAGTCCGCCGTACTCGACGAGCTGACCTGGGAACCGCGGGTGCAGCCGCACGAGATCGGCGTGACCGTCGCCGAGGGCGTCGTCACGCTGACCGGGCGGGTGGACAGCTACGCGAAGAAATGGGCCGCCGAGCGGGCCGCGCACCGTGTCGCACGGGTCCGGGCACTCGCCAACGACCTGACGGTCCGGCTTGCCGGAGAGGCGGAACGCGCCGACCCTGACCTGGCCGCCGCGGCCGGCCACACGCTGGAGTGGGATGCGTTCGTACCCGTCGAGAAGCTCCAGGTCACGGTCTCGGCCGGCTGGGTGACGTTGCACGGCGAGGTCGAGTGGGAGTACCAGCGACGGGCCGCCGAGCGGGCGGTCAGCAGGCTGACCGGCGTACGCGGGGTGAGCAACGGGATCACCGTCCGGCCGTCCGCCGTGCCGACCGGACGGGATCTGGCCGAGCGGATCGTCGACGCGCTGGCTCGGGCCGGGGCCACCGAGGCCGAGCGGATCAGCGTCCGGGTACACGGCGACACCGCGGTGCTCGCGGGGCTGGTGCACTCGATGCCCGAGCGGGCCGAGGTGGAGGAGGTGGCCTGGTCCGCGCCCGGGATCCGAGAGGTGCAGAACCACATCGCGGTCGCCCCGGTGCTGCGCTGACTGAGCGCGGAACCACCCGGGGCGGGTGAGCCGTGCTCACCCGCCCCGGCAGCAGGCTGGGGACATGAGTGATCCGAACGGGCTGATCCAACCGGGGCGACCCGCGCCCGGCTTCACCCTGACGAGCACCCCGGACGGGCGGCAGACCGGGCCGGAGCAGTTCCGCGGCCGGCCGGTCGTGCTCGCCTTCTACCCCGCCGACTGGAGCCCGGTCTGCGGCGACCAGATGTCGCTCTACCAGGCGGGGGCGCCGGTGTTCGAGCAGTACGACGCGGTGCTGCTCGGCATCTCGGTGGACAGCATCTGGTCGCACCGGGCGTACGCGCGGAGCCAGGGCATCGAGTTCCCGCTGCTGGCCGATTTCGAGCCCAAGGGCGAGGTGGCCCGCCGGTACGGCGCGTACACCCCGCAGGGCGAGGCGGCCCGGGCGCTGGTGGTGCTCGACCAGGCCGGGACGGTGGCCTGGAGCTACGTCTCGCCACCGGACGTCAACCCGGGCGCGGACGGTATCTTCGACGCGCTGGACCGGCTCGCCGCCGACCGGGGGGTGATGGCCCGATGAGCACCCCGCTCCAGGTCACCGCCCGCCTCCGGGACCCGGTGACCACCGACGACCATGTCCGGGGGCCGGCCGACGCGCCGGTCACGATCGTCGAGTACGCCGACTTCCAGTGCCAGTTCTGCGGCGCCGCGTACCCCAACCTGCACGAGCTGCTACGGCAGCGGGCCGACACGGTACGGATGGTCTACCGCTACTTCCCGATCGCCAACGTCCACCCGTACGCCGAACGAGCCGCCGAGACGGCCGAGGCCGCCGGGGTCCGCGGTCGGTTCTGGGAGATGCACGACTGGCTCTACGAGCACCAGGACCAGCTGGACCCGGTGCATCTCTCGCTCGGCGTCGAGCAGCTCGGGCTGCCGCCGGACGAGTTGAACGCGGAGGTCGAGGGCCGGGTGTACGCCGACCGGGTGCGCCGGGACTTCGTCGGCGGGATCCGCAGCGGGGTGAACGGCACCCCGACCCTTTTCGTCAACGAGGTCCGGCACGATGGCGGGTACGACCTGCCGGACCTGCTGACCGCCGTGGACGCCGCGGCAAACGCCTGACTCTCATGGCAGTGAACGATTGACCGCTCAGATCAGCCGCAGCTCGCGCGCCCGCCGGACCGCCTCACGCCGGCGGGTCGCGTCGAGCTTGCGGTAGATGTTGCGGACGTGCGTCTTCACCGTGTTGACCGAGAGCGACAACTCGCTGGCGATCTCCACGTTGGACAGGATGCTCTGCAGGTACCGCAGGATGGTCAGCTCCCGCTCGGTGAGTGGCTCGTCGAGGGTGCCCCCCGGCTCGGCCGGTGGCCGGATGGTGGTCTGCTCGGCCCCCCGGACCAGGTCACTGACCAGCTCGAAGTGTGCCGTACCCGCGTCCAGGTGCGCCGCCAGCAGGTCCCGCACCGGCGGTTCGGCGCGAGTGAAGACCCGGCGGCAGCCCTGCGGGCCCGCGAGGTCGAGGACCTGCTCCAGAATCCGGCCGGCCCGGCGCACGTCCCCGCCCCGCTCGGCCAGCATTGCGTCCAACAGGCCGGCGTCGAGGCGTACCGGCAAAGGCCAGGTCGCGGCCGGCGGCGCCTGCCAGTCCGGCAGCGCGCGCCCGGCCGCGCCGATGTCGCCGGACCGCAGCTCCACCCGGGCCAGCGTCACCGCGAGCGCGGCGTCGGCCCGGTCGTCGGTGACACCGGCGAGCAGCTCGCGGGCGGTTTCCAGGTCGCCCCGCTCGGCCCGCAGCTCGGCCTCGGCGGCCCGCAGCAGGTTCGCCAGCTCGGCGGCGGCCGACCGGCCGGCCGGCGACTCGCGGGCCCGCACGAGCAGCCGCTGGCCGGCGGCCGGGTCACCGGCATCGCGGTGCAGGTGCGCCCGGCAGAGGGCGGCCACCGCCGCCGCCACCGGCTCGGCGGGCGGCTCTGTCGGCCAGCCGTTCCCGGACTCCGCCCCGGAGGAGCCGACCGCGCCGGTCGCCGGGGCGGCGAGGGCGAGGTTGGCCGCGGCCTCCTCGGGCTGGTCGCGGTGCAACGCCACCACCGCCAACGCGAGGTGGGCGTAGCCGCGGTCGAGCCGGCAGGACCAGCCCCGGGACGGCGCCGTGCCCAGCGCGTCCCGGGCCGCCTGCTCGGCCGCGCTCAGGTCGCCACGCACCGCGAGTAGCAGCGCGGAGCGGCTGGCGCCGACCAACTCGGTACGCGGCCGGCCGGCCTCGCGGGCCGCAGCCCGCGCCCGGACGAACCGGGCGTCGGGCAGCGCGCCGGCGGCCAGCTCGACGAGGCCCAGGGCGGTGCCGGTGAACGCCCGCACGTCCGCATCCTCGGCGGCGCTGCCCGTACCCGCGGCCAGCGCATGGTTCGGCGCCCCGGTCGCCGCCGGGCTCGGCGCGGCACCCGGCACCCCCCTCGGCGCGGCACCCGGCACTCCGGTCGGGCCGGCGCCGGCCGGACGGGTCCGCAGCAGCCGGGCGGCGGCGGCCCGGACCTCGGCCGGGTCGCCCGCGAGCCGCGCCAGGGTCAGCTCCAGCGCGGTGGCCAGCCGCAGGAACCGGTCCCGGCGGGGCACCGGCAGGCCGTCGGCGTACCCGGCGGCGGCGCGCAGGTGGCCGGTGGCGGCCGGCAGGTCGCCGGCGTACGCCCGCTCGGCGGCGCAGGCCAGCGCCACCTCCGGGTCGGCGCGGACCACCTCCGGCGGCGGGGACGCGGGGGCCGGGCCGGGCACCGGGTCGGAGTCGTACCGGGTCAGCTCCGGCCAGTGCGCGACGAACAGGTCGCCGGCCCGGTCCCACCGGCCGGCGGCCAACGCGTGCCGCAACCCGTCAACCGGCCGCCCGTCACCGGCGTACCAGTCGGCCGCCCGCGCGTGCAGCTCACGCAGCTCGTCGGCGGGCAGCCGGGCCAGCTCGGCCCGGAGCAGGTCGGCCAGCAGGGGGTCGCAGCGGTACCACGGCGGACGGCCCTCCTCCCGGTGCAGCAGACCGCCGGCCCCGGCCAGGTCGGCCAGGGCCCGCCCGGCATCGGCGCGGCCGGTCAGCGCCTCGGCCAGGTCCGCGCAGACGGTCTCGGCGAGAGCGGTGCGGCGCAGCAGGTCCCGGTCGGCGGGGTCGATCGCGGCGAGCACCTCCTCCTGCAGGTAGCCGGCGATCTCCGGTTGGTCGCCGCCGAACTGTGCCACCCAGCGTTCCGGATCGGGTTGCCCGCGCAACGCCAGCGCGGCGATCCGCAGCGCGGCCGGCCAGCCCCCGGTGCGCTCGCGAAGCCGGTGCAGGGCGGCGGCCGGCAGCGGCGCCCCGTGCGCGGTGAGCAGGTCGGCGACTTCGTCGTCGGTGAAGGCCAGCTCGTCCGTGCCGATCTCGGTCAGCTCGCCGGCGAGACGGAGCCGGTGCAGGGCCAGCGGCAGCCCGGCCCGGGCCCCGACCACCAGATGCAGCCGCTGCTCGGCGTGCCGGAGCAGGAACTCCAGCCCGGTGAGCGCCGCCGGGTCGGCGACCCGGTGCAGGTCGTCCAGGACCAGCAGCACCGGTCGGTCCAGGGCGGCGAGGGCCGCGGCCAGCAACTCCAGCTGGTCGGGGCGCGGCGGCCGGTCGGGCACCGGGGCCGCCGGGCCACCGTCCGTCGGCCCGGTCGCCGCACGCAGCGCCGCCGCCAGGTACGCCCAGAGCCGGTCGCCGTCGTCGCCGGCCTCCACCGACACCCACGCCGGCCCCGCGCCGGCCTCGGTGCCGCCGGCCAGCCGCACCCAGGAGGCGAGCAGGGTGGTCTTGCCCCAGCCGGCGGGGGCGGCGACCAGGGTCACCGGTCCCGCGCTGCCCTCGTCGAGCCGGCGCAGAAGGCGGGGCCGGACCACCACCGGTTCGGGCGGCACCGCCGGGGTCAGCCGGGACGCCAGCAACGGCGGGTCTCCCCGATGCCCCGGCGCCGTGCTGACCAGCGCGCGATCCTGCTCTTCCGGCACCCGGCTCCACCCCCACCAGCGCGTTCCACCCCCCGGTCGGCGAGCGGTTACCCGGCGCGGACGCGTTCACCCCTTCGGGGCGAGCCCGCTTCACCCGCTCCCGACCGAGGCTTGGGGGACGTGGACCGGGAGGACGGGTGGGACCGATGCGACGGCTGGCGCGGGTGGGATCCACCCTCGGCGGCACGGCGCTGACCGGGGTGGGGCGGCTGCTCCGCGTACTCCGGCGCCGCGGCCGGTCCGGCGCGGACGGCGACCCCGCCGCGCCGGCCCGGTGGGAGGTGGTGACGGTGGGCCGGCCGCCCGAGCGGGTGCTACCCGGCGGCCGGTGGCCCGAGCCGTTGCGCCGCCTGGACGGCGCGGTCGAGGTGCGGGTCCGGCCGGCCCCGGGCGGCCGGGGCACCGAGTTGGCCGCCCGCCCGCTGGCCGGTGCCACCCCGAGGGTCGGGCTGGCCGCGCACCTGGTCGGCGACGATCCGGGTCTGCAGGTCCGCCGGGCGCTGCGTCAGGCCAAGCAGCACATCGAGGCCGGCGAGGTGCTGCGCGCGGACCGGTCCGCGCTGGACCGCCCCGTTCATGGTGGGTGAGGCCCTGCAGATCCACCTCACTCACGATCTGCCGTAGAGGGCGGTGGATGGCAGACTCTGGGAATGGCGCAGGAGCGGACGTACGACGTGGTGCTGTTCGGAGCCACCGGGTTCACCGGGGGGCTGACCGCCGAATACCTGGCCCGGCACGCGCCGTCCGAGCTGCGCTGGGCGCTGGCCGGCCGTAACCCGGGCCGCCTCGCCGCCGTACGGGACCGGCTCGCCGCCATCGACCCGACGCTGGCCGGGCTGCCGCTGCTCATCGCCGATGTGACCGACGCCGACTCCCTGCGCGCGGTGGCGGAGAGCGCCCGGGTGGTGGCCAGCACGGTCGGCCCGTACATCCACCATGGGGAACCGCTGGTCGCGGCCTGCGCCCGGGCCGGCACCGACTACCTGGACATCTCCGGCGAGCCGGAGTTCGTCGATCTGATGTACGTCCGTCACCACGCCGAGGCGATCGGCACCGGCGCGCGGCTGGTGCACGCCTGCGGGTTCGACTCCGTCCCGCACGACCTGGGCGTCTGGTTCACCATCAAGCAGCTGCCCGCCGACGTGCCGATCACCGTGGACGGGTACGTCCGTGCCGGCGGCAAGTTCTCCGCCGGCACATACCACTCCGCGCTCACCGCGTTCTCCCGCACCGGGCAGGCCAGCCGGGCCGCCCGGGACCGCCGGGCGGTCGAGCCGCGCCCCACCGACCGCCGGGTCCGGGCGGTGCGGGGCCGGCTGACCCGCTCGGCGGAGCTGGGCATCTGGACCGTGCCGCTGCCCACCATCGATCCGCAGGTGGTACGCCGGTCGGCGGCGGCCCGGCCGGAGTACGGCCCGGACTTCCGCTACCGGCACTTCGCCGCGGTGAAGCGGCTGCCGACCGTACTGGCCGGGGCTGCCGGGCTCGGCGCGCTGGTCGGGCTGGTGAAGCTGCCGCCCACCCGGCGCTGGCTGCTCGGCCGGCTCGCGTCCGGGCACGGGCCCACCCCGCAGCAACGGGCGGCGTCCTGGTTCCGGGTCCGGTTCGTCGGCGCCGGCGGCGGGCACCGGGTGGTCACCGAGGTGGCCGGCGGCGACCCGGGCTACGACGAGACGGCGAAGATGCTCGCCGAGTCGGCGCTCTGCCTGGCGCTCGACGATCTGCCGTCGACCAGCGGGCAGCTCACCCCCGTCGCCGCGATGGGCGACGCGCTGCTCGACCGGCTCATCCGGGCCGGGCTCACCTTCCGGGTCCTGAAGCAGGAGGCCTCGGCCCGGGCGCCCGAGGCCGCCGACCGGACGGCCGCCACGCCGGACGCGGGGTCGGCGGCTTGACCCTCGACCGGGTCGAGGGGGCAGGATGCCCGTCGTGGAGAGCGACCTGCACAGCATCGGTGAGCTGGCCCGGGCCAGCGGCCTGACCGTCAGCGCGCTGCGCTTCTACGACTCGGCGGGCGTGCTCGAACCGGCCCTGGTCGACCCGGTGACCGGTTACCGCTGGTACACGGACGCGCAGATCGCCCCGGCCCGGCTGGTGGCCGGGCTGCGCCGGGTCGGCATGCCCGTGCCGGAGATCGCCGCGGCGGTGCGTGCCGAGCCGGCCGCGGTGCACCGGCTGCTCGACACGCACCTGCGCCGGCTGGCGGACGGGCTCGCCGACGCCCGCCGGGAGGTCGCCCGCCTCCGGGCCCTGGTCGACCCGGCGCCGACGGCGACCACCACGCTGCTGCTCTCCCCCGCCGACCTGGCCGCCGCCGTCGACGCGGTGCGCTTCGCCGTCGGCGCCGACCCGGCGCTGCCGGTGCTCTCCGGCGTGCTGATCGACGTGGAAGCGGACGGCGTCCGGCTCGTCGCCAGCGACCGGCACCGGCTCGCGCTGGCCCGGGCCGGCGCGACCGTCGACGGACCGTCGGTGCGGGTGCTCGTCCCGGTGGACCTCATCGACCGGTTCCGGGCGCTGCTCGATGCCGCCGACACCCGGCCGGTGCGGCTGACCGTGGCCGGTGCCGACCTGCGGGTCGCGGTGGCCGGCCGCACGCTGACCGGCGCCGCGCTGCCCTACGACTTCCCGGACTACCGGCGGCTGCTGCGGGAGGCCGTCGGTGAGCGACCGGCCGCGTACCGGATCCCGGTGGATGTGCCGGCGCTGCGGGCCGCGCTGACCGACCCGGCGGCCCCGACCGTGGACCGCGAACACGGCGGAACCCAGCTGGCGGTCACCGTGCTCGGCCTCGACGACCGGGGCGGCCTGCGCCTGCTGCCGGCCGCCGACATCCCCACCGCCGACCTGCCCCCGGACCCACTGGCCGGGTCCGATGCGATCGGCACGCTGCGGATCGGGGTGAACGGCGCGTACCTGCTGGACGCGCTGGACGCGGCCGGCGGGTCGCAGCTGGTCCTGGAGCTGGACGGGCCGATCGCCCCGCTGGCCGTACGCCGCCCGGACGACGCGGACACGTTCTCCGTGCTGATGCCGATCCGGCTCTGAACCCGCCGTCCGCCCCTGCGGGGTGGGCTCGCGCTCCCCGTCCCGAAGCGGGCGGGGCGCGACGGTAGCATCTGTTGGTCCACCTGACCCCGGACGGAGGCGTACGGAGCAGCATGCTCGACATGGAGTTGATCCGGAAGGATCGCGAGGCGGTGGCGACCGCGCTGGCGAAGCGACTGGATCCCGCCGAGGTCAACCGGGCCCTGGACGAGATCCAGCGGCTCGACCAGGAACGGCGCGCCCTCATCACGGAGATCGACGCCGAGCGGCAGCGCCGCAAGGCGGAGGCCCGGGCGTACGCGCAGGCGAAGCGCGCCGGCACCGAGCCGCAGGTCACCGCGCCGGAGGCGGAGCGCAAGCAGCTCGCCGAGCTGGAGTCCCAGTTGGACGAGGTGCAGGCCCGGCTGCGCGACGCGATGAGCGAGCTGCCGAACCTGCCCAGCGACGACGTCCTCCCCGGCGGCAAGGAGGCGAACCGGGTCGTCAAGACCTTCGGCGAGCCGCCGGCCATCGAGAAGGTCCGTGACCACGTGGAGCTGTCCCGGGCGCTGGGCCTGGTCGACTACGACCGCGGCGTCAAGCTCGGCGGCTCCGGCTTCTGGATGTACACGGGGGTCGGCGCCCGGCTGGAGTGGGCGCTGCTGAACTACTTCATCGACCAGCACATCAGGGCCGGGTACGAGTTCCTGCTCCCGCCGCACCTGCTGCTCGACTCGGCCGGCTTCGCCGCCGGGCAGTTCCCGAAGTTCTACGACGACGTCTACCACCTGGACCGGGACAGCGCCCCGCGCGGGCAGTTCCTGCTGCCCACCTCGGAGACGGCGATCCTCGGCGCGTACCAGGACGAGATCCTGGACACCACGACGCTGCCGCTGAAGGCGTTCGCGTACACCCCGTGCTACCGGCGCGAGTCGGCCGGCTCGCACTCGGACGAGCGCGGCACGGTGCGCGGCCACCAGTTCAACAAGGTGGAGATCTTCCAGTTCACCCTGCCCGAGCAGGCCGACGCGGCGCTGGAGGAGATGCTCGCCCACGCGGAGAGCCTGGTGGAGGGGCTGGGCCTGCACTACCAGCGCACCCTGCTCTCCGCCGGTGACGCCAGCGCCTCGATGCGGAAGACCCTCGACATCGAGGTGTGGATGCCGAGCACCGGCAAGTACAAGGAGGTGTCGTCGGTCTCCTGGGCCGGCGACTACCAGGCCCGCCGGGCGGCCATCCGCTATCGCGAGCCGGGCGGCAAGCAGACCCGCTTCGTGCACACCCTCAACGGCTCGGCGCTGGCCACCAGCCGGCTCTTCCCGGCCATCCTGGAGCAGTACCAGCAGGCCGACGGCTCGGTGCTGATCCCCGAGGTCCTCCGCGACCGCCTGGGCACCGACCGCCTGACCCCTCTGCGCTAGCCGATCCGTTCGACGGGGGCCGGATCCACTCCGGCCCCCGTCGACGTATCCGACGGCGCCGTGGTGCGCTCGGACCCGGCGGTAGGAAGGGACCCTTCCTCTACCGCAGGCGTCAGGAAGGTGCCCTTCCTGACGCTCAAGCCGGCGCCCAGCGCGGTGAGCAGGACGAGGGCGGCGAGCAGCGCCGTCGGGCCGAGCGTGTCGAGGGTGTCGGCGAGGGCGTGCTGCACCCGGGACGCCACCCGGATCA contains:
- a CDS encoding STAS domain-containing protein, whose protein sequence is MSLSIVKSVLSGGVVEIAPRGEIDVDTAYEVREAIAEVLAKGRPLRIELNMRLVTFIDSVGISAMVAGFQTAEVSGVKLVVTEPSRFVHRQLWVTGLLGLFGAPEPYFAGAAAPEVLPGA
- a CDS encoding IS982 family transposase, with the translated sequence MTTDINTLLTALYVKIDDWLGQPRRSGRPPKLSDAELLTLAVAQVLLGIRSEAPWLRFVPAHLPAAFPYLPGQSGYNKRLRAALPLLKRAIRAVAADTDLWTDSAWVLDSTPVECGRSRPTARRSRLARWASYGYCPSHSRWFWGLRLHLICTPAGLPVTWALASPKVDERQVLTAVLEHDPDLVAQRPGLLIIADKGYASAELDRWLAERRVRLLRPSYRNRTPRPDEHLLKPIRQLIESVNDTLKGQLDLELHGGRSIEGVAARVAQRLLALTAAIWHNRATGQPLTRSLIAYDH
- a CDS encoding BON domain-containing protein yields the protein MAIATITRTDQDIQSAVLDELTWEPRVQPHEIGVTVAEGVVTLTGRVDSYAKKWAAERAAHRVARVRALANDLTVRLAGEAERADPDLAAAAGHTLEWDAFVPVEKLQVTVSAGWVTLHGEVEWEYQRRAAERAVSRLTGVRGVSNGITVRPSAVPTGRDLAERIVDALARAGATEAERISVRVHGDTAVLAGLVHSMPERAEVEEVAWSAPGIREVQNHIAVAPVLR
- a CDS encoding redoxin domain-containing protein, whose protein sequence is MSDPNGLIQPGRPAPGFTLTSTPDGRQTGPEQFRGRPVVLAFYPADWSPVCGDQMSLYQAGAPVFEQYDAVLLGISVDSIWSHRAYARSQGIEFPLLADFEPKGEVARRYGAYTPQGEAARALVVLDQAGTVAWSYVSPPDVNPGADGIFDALDRLAADRGVMAR
- a CDS encoding DsbA family protein, which codes for MSTPLQVTARLRDPVTTDDHVRGPADAPVTIVEYADFQCQFCGAAYPNLHELLRQRADTVRMVYRYFPIANVHPYAERAAETAEAAGVRGRFWEMHDWLYEHQDQLDPVHLSLGVEQLGLPPDELNAEVEGRVYADRVRRDFVGGIRSGVNGTPTLFVNEVRHDGGYDLPDLLTAVDAAANA
- a CDS encoding LuxR C-terminal-related transcriptional regulator produces the protein MPEEQDRALVSTAPGHRGDPPLLASRLTPAVPPEPVVVRPRLLRRLDEGSAGPVTLVAAPAGWGKTTLLASWVRLAGGTEAGAGPAWVSVEAGDDGDRLWAYLAAALRAATGPTDGGPAAPVPDRPPRPDQLELLAAALAALDRPVLLVLDDLHRVADPAALTGLEFLLRHAEQRLHLVVGARAGLPLALHRLRLAGELTEIGTDELAFTDDEVADLLTAHGAPLPAAALHRLRERTGGWPAALRIAALALRGQPDPERWVAQFGGDQPEIAGYLQEEVLAAIDPADRDLLRRTALAETVCADLAEALTGRADAGRALADLAGAGGLLHREEGRPPWYRCDPLLADLLRAELARLPADELRELHARAADWYAGDGRPVDGLRHALAAGRWDRAGDLFVAHWPELTRYDSDPVPGPAPASPPPEVVRADPEVALACAAERAYAGDLPAATGHLRAAAGYADGLPVPRRDRFLRLATALELTLARLAGDPAEVRAAAARLLRTRPAGAGPTGVPGAAPRGVPGAAPSPAATGAPNHALAAGTGSAAEDADVRAFTGTALGLVELAAGALPDARFVRARAAAREAGRPRTELVGASRSALLLAVRGDLSAAEQAARDALGTAPSRGWSCRLDRGYAHLALAVVALHRDQPEEAAANLALAAPATGAVGSSGAESGNGWPTEPPAEPVAAAVAALCRAHLHRDAGDPAAGQRLLVRARESPAGRSAAAELANLLRAAEAELRAERGDLETARELLAGVTDDRADAALAVTLARVELRSGDIGAAGRALPDWQAPPAATWPLPVRLDAGLLDAMLAERGGDVRRAGRILEQVLDLAGPQGCRRVFTRAEPPVRDLLAAHLDAGTAHFELVSDLVRGAEQTTIRPPAEPGGTLDEPLTERELTILRYLQSILSNVEIASELSLSVNTVKTHVRNIYRKLDATRRREAVRRARELRLI
- a CDS encoding saccharopine dehydrogenase family protein, with product MAQERTYDVVLFGATGFTGGLTAEYLARHAPSELRWALAGRNPGRLAAVRDRLAAIDPTLAGLPLLIADVTDADSLRAVAESARVVASTVGPYIHHGEPLVAACARAGTDYLDISGEPEFVDLMYVRHHAEAIGTGARLVHACGFDSVPHDLGVWFTIKQLPADVPITVDGYVRAGGKFSAGTYHSALTAFSRTGQASRAARDRRAVEPRPTDRRVRAVRGRLTRSAELGIWTVPLPTIDPQVVRRSAAARPEYGPDFRYRHFAAVKRLPTVLAGAAGLGALVGLVKLPPTRRWLLGRLASGHGPTPQQRAASWFRVRFVGAGGGHRVVTEVAGGDPGYDETAKMLAESALCLALDDLPSTSGQLTPVAAMGDALLDRLIRAGLTFRVLKQEASARAPEAADRTAATPDAGSAA
- a CDS encoding MerR family transcriptional regulator, which produces MPVVESDLHSIGELARASGLTVSALRFYDSAGVLEPALVDPVTGYRWYTDAQIAPARLVAGLRRVGMPVPEIAAAVRAEPAAVHRLLDTHLRRLADGLADARREVARLRALVDPAPTATTTLLLSPADLAAAVDAVRFAVGADPALPVLSGVLIDVEADGVRLVASDRHRLALARAGATVDGPSVRVLVPVDLIDRFRALLDAADTRPVRLTVAGADLRVAVAGRTLTGAALPYDFPDYRRLLREAVGERPAAYRIPVDVPALRAALTDPAAPTVDREHGGTQLAVTVLGLDDRGGLRLLPAADIPTADLPPDPLAGSDAIGTLRIGVNGAYLLDALDAAGGSQLVLELDGPIAPLAVRRPDDADTFSVLMPIRL